A region of Deltaproteobacteria bacterium DNA encodes the following proteins:
- a CDS encoding TIGR03118 family protein, with protein MAGSTRVGSARDLCRRRSTCLRYIQRAPGLARGILRLVHARIERRSRWPPGSREKIMRTRVWLPISIGALLFAQSVAAQYYLQTDLVSDERTTANPPDPHLVNAWGLVSSATSPWWVANNGTLTSTLYDATGARRTLVVTIPGPPTGVVFNGGAGFVVRSGASAAPARFIFATEDGKVAGWAPTVPAPGSTQATVAVNNSAAGSVYKGLAIASTAAGDFLYATDFHNGAVDVFNSAFVAVNVPGAFTDPNLPAGYAPFGIQTIGASVFVTYALQDADAHDDVAGVGHGYVDQYDTVGKLIRRVASKARLNSPWGLALAPPTFGAFGGALLVGNFGDGRINAFDLASARGTGEAVQLGQLHSATGPPLKIDGLWALQFGHGNTNSGSTNTLYFTAGPDGESHGLFGNLVPAPAPK; from the coding sequence ATGGCGGGGTCGACGCGGGTCGGATCCGCACGGGACCTTTGTCGGAGGCGAAGCACGTGCCTCCGGTATATCCAGCGAGCGCCGGGCTTGGCCCGCGGCATCCTCCGCTTGGTGCACGCTCGCATTGAGCGCCGAAGCAGATGGCCTCCCGGAAGCAGGGAGAAAATCATGCGAACGCGTGTGTGGCTGCCGATCTCGATCGGTGCTCTCCTCTTCGCGCAATCCGTCGCTGCGCAATACTATCTTCAGACCGACCTCGTCTCCGATGAGAGGACGACCGCCAATCCCCCCGACCCGCATCTCGTGAACGCCTGGGGGCTGGTCTCCAGTGCAACGAGTCCGTGGTGGGTCGCGAACAATGGCACCTTGACGTCGACGCTCTACGACGCCACTGGAGCAAGGCGCACGCTCGTCGTGACCATTCCTGGGCCTCCGACCGGAGTCGTCTTCAACGGCGGGGCGGGGTTCGTCGTGCGCAGCGGAGCCTCGGCCGCTCCTGCCCGGTTCATCTTCGCCACGGAGGACGGGAAGGTCGCGGGCTGGGCGCCCACCGTGCCGGCCCCAGGGTCGACGCAGGCGACCGTTGCGGTCAACAACTCCGCAGCGGGCTCCGTCTACAAGGGGCTCGCGATCGCGAGCACCGCCGCCGGCGACTTCCTCTACGCCACCGACTTCCACAACGGCGCCGTGGATGTGTTCAACAGCGCCTTCGTCGCGGTGAACGTGCCGGGCGCGTTCACCGATCCCAACCTTCCGGCAGGGTACGCGCCGTTCGGCATCCAGACGATCGGGGCGAGCGTGTTCGTGACGTATGCCCTGCAGGACGCCGACGCGCACGATGACGTCGCCGGAGTTGGCCACGGCTACGTCGACCAATACGACACCGTCGGAAAGCTGATCCGCCGCGTCGCTTCGAAGGCTCGCCTCAACTCTCCTTGGGGCCTCGCGCTCGCGCCGCCCACGTTTGGCGCTTTCGGCGGCGCGCTGCTGGTGGGTAACTTCGGCGACGGCAGGATCAACGCATTCGATCTCGCCAGCGCGCGCGGAACGGGCGAGGCGGTGCAGCTCGGCCAGCTCCATTCCGCGACCGGACCGCCGCTGAAAATCGACGGGTTGTGGGCATTGCAGTTCGGCCACGGCAACACGAACTCGGGATCGACCAACACGCTGTACTTCACCGCCGGGCCGGACGGCGAGAGCCACGGCCTGTTCGGCAACCTGGTGCCCGCGCCGGCGCCCAAATAA
- a CDS encoding amino acid permease — MILTVCSSATIAWAARDGLKTARADRRADRRHSARNAIIGSMREEVICAGQMPADSAAGTTAPSDLVRAIGRWSLVALVINCIIGSGIFGLPSLIAGYLGRWAPLGYIVAGAGMAVIVACFAEVASRFTDAGGPYLYARAAFGSLVGIQTGWLAWLVRLAASAASANLFVDYLGEFVPQTSSGAPRIALLTAIIGVLLVVNVRGVRAGAQVSNFFTVAKLLPLLVLVVSGGIFILTTGWRVGGGETRPGGAIEAMVLLVFAYGGFESAMIPMGEARNPRRDAPFALFTALAVCSVVYMLIHLTVMGALPNPAGVPRPLAAAARVTMGTPGAILVTLGALFSTYGLLSANILNVPRLTFALAQKGEFPAFFRIAHPRFRTPHVSIAIFAVLTWALSVGGGFRWNAVLSAVARLFTYAVVCAAVPMLRRTRPGEARFHLPGGTVFAAIGIAFCAVVASRMGRSELVIVLVTGAVATLNWWWSRRTPNA, encoded by the coding sequence ATGATCCTGACGGTCTGTTCTTCTGCCACCATTGCGTGGGCAGCGAGGGATGGTCTGAAGACGGCTCGTGCCGATCGACGCGCTGATCGCCGTCACTCGGCACGCAATGCGATCATCGGGTCGATGCGCGAGGAGGTAATATGCGCCGGCCAGATGCCAGCCGATTCAGCCGCAGGGACAACTGCGCCATCCGACCTCGTGCGCGCGATCGGCCGCTGGAGCCTCGTCGCGCTGGTCATCAATTGCATCATCGGCAGCGGCATCTTCGGCCTTCCTTCGCTGATCGCGGGCTACCTGGGACGATGGGCGCCGCTCGGGTACATCGTCGCCGGCGCGGGAATGGCGGTGATCGTCGCCTGCTTCGCGGAAGTGGCCTCGCGGTTCACCGACGCCGGTGGACCATACCTCTACGCGCGCGCCGCGTTCGGCAGCCTCGTCGGCATCCAGACCGGATGGCTCGCATGGCTCGTCCGACTCGCAGCGAGCGCTGCCAGCGCGAACCTGTTCGTCGACTATCTCGGCGAGTTCGTGCCGCAGACGAGCTCCGGAGCGCCGCGCATCGCCCTGCTGACCGCGATCATCGGGGTACTCCTCGTCGTGAACGTGCGCGGCGTCCGCGCCGGTGCCCAGGTGAGCAACTTCTTCACCGTGGCCAAGCTGTTGCCTCTCCTCGTGCTGGTCGTCTCCGGCGGGATCTTCATCCTCACCACCGGCTGGCGGGTGGGAGGTGGCGAAACCCGCCCGGGAGGGGCCATCGAAGCCATGGTGCTCCTCGTCTTTGCGTACGGCGGCTTCGAATCGGCGATGATCCCCATGGGCGAGGCGCGCAATCCGCGACGCGACGCCCCGTTTGCGCTGTTCACCGCCCTCGCGGTCTGCTCCGTCGTCTACATGCTGATCCACCTGACGGTGATGGGCGCCCTCCCCAACCCCGCGGGCGTGCCGCGGCCTCTCGCCGCAGCGGCGCGAGTCACGATGGGGACACCCGGAGCGATCCTCGTCACCCTGGGTGCCCTCTTCTCCACGTATGGCCTGTTGTCCGCGAACATCCTGAACGTCCCGAGGCTGACGTTCGCGCTCGCCCAGAAGGGGGAATTCCCCGCCTTCTTTCGCATCGCGCACCCTCGCTTCCGCACCCCGCACGTCTCCATCGCCATCTTCGCCGTGCTGACCTGGGCGCTGTCCGTCGGCGGCGGATTTCGCTGGAACGCGGTGCTTTCGGCGGTGGCGCGCCTTTTCACTTACGCAGTGGTGTGCGCGGCGGTGCCGATGCTGAGGCGCACGCGGCCGGGAGAGGCCCGCTTTCACCTGCCGGGCGGCACGGTGTTCGCCGCGATCGGCATCGCCTTCTGTGCAGTCGTGGCCAGCCGGATGGGGAGGAGCGAGCTCGTCATCGTCCTGGTCACGGGAGCGGTAGCCACCTTGAACTGGTGGTGGAGCCGCCGCACGCCTAACGCCTGA
- a CDS encoding FAD-dependent oxidoreductase, which yields MPGTSGSGGVTRALVATLFAAGCATSRPAPQPEAAPLCRCAPGQPCWPTRDDWQKFGASLRGKLEQPQSPFAPCRSDAAGEACATAIRNSTNPFYLQDQPGGTESTGWLGAWTAASSAYAVVAKDASDVVAAVKFARRSRLRLVIKGTGHDYLGRSNAPDSLLVWTHQMRKVDVRDAFIPQGCGAAEPAPAVTLEAGTRWLEAYQEVTVKHGRYVQGGGCTTVGAAGGFMQGGGFGSWSKKYGIAAASMLEAEVVTADGRVLVANGCQNQDLFWALRGGGGGTFGVVTRVTLRTHPLPDYFGAIDGSIVAKTDAAFKDLLEHFLLFYREELSNEHWGEQVKVRRSNSLDLSLVFEGMSAKQAGEVWRPFREWVDANRDTLTMKAELVEMPGNRMWDAAYLKNIPGAIETDPRPDQPPDRFWWWAGDGGQVSAYWYAYQSRWVPLDLFEPANASGFAATLFDASRHWSVALHFNKGQAGASAEARERGREISMNPAVFKAAALIIIAAAANAYPGVPGHEPDMTEGESAKARVGAAMKVIRAATPGAGSYLNETDYFESDWQREFWGENYARLSEIKRKYDPDGLFFCHHCVGSEGWSEDGSCRSTR from the coding sequence ATGCCCGGCACCTCCGGCTCAGGCGGCGTGACACGGGCGCTGGTTGCGACGCTCTTCGCTGCAGGCTGCGCCACGAGCCGCCCTGCTCCTCAGCCCGAAGCCGCCCCCCTCTGTCGCTGCGCGCCGGGACAGCCATGCTGGCCGACGCGGGACGATTGGCAGAAATTCGGAGCGAGCCTCCGCGGCAAGCTCGAGCAACCCCAGTCGCCGTTCGCGCCGTGCAGGAGCGACGCGGCTGGCGAGGCCTGCGCCACGGCCATCCGCAATTCGACGAACCCGTTCTATCTCCAGGATCAGCCGGGCGGCACGGAGTCCACCGGCTGGCTCGGCGCGTGGACCGCCGCCTCCAGCGCTTATGCAGTCGTCGCGAAAGATGCGTCGGACGTCGTCGCGGCGGTGAAATTCGCCCGGCGATCTCGACTGCGCCTGGTGATCAAGGGGACGGGACACGACTACCTCGGGCGCTCCAACGCGCCCGATTCGTTGCTGGTGTGGACGCACCAGATGCGCAAGGTCGACGTCCGCGACGCGTTCATCCCCCAGGGTTGCGGAGCGGCGGAGCCCGCACCGGCGGTGACTCTCGAAGCGGGGACGCGCTGGCTCGAGGCGTACCAGGAGGTGACCGTCAAGCACGGCCGTTACGTCCAGGGAGGCGGCTGCACCACGGTCGGAGCCGCTGGCGGATTCATGCAAGGCGGCGGGTTCGGAAGCTGGTCGAAGAAATATGGAATCGCTGCGGCGAGCATGCTCGAGGCGGAAGTGGTCACCGCCGACGGCAGGGTGCTGGTCGCAAACGGTTGCCAGAACCAGGATCTCTTCTGGGCTCTGCGCGGCGGGGGCGGCGGTACGTTTGGAGTCGTCACGCGGGTGACGCTGCGAACGCATCCGCTCCCGGACTACTTCGGCGCAATCGACGGCAGCATCGTCGCGAAGACCGATGCCGCCTTCAAGGATCTGCTCGAGCACTTTCTCCTCTTCTACCGCGAGGAGTTGAGCAACGAGCATTGGGGCGAGCAGGTGAAGGTCCGGCGGAGCAACTCGCTCGATCTCTCGCTCGTGTTCGAGGGCATGAGCGCGAAGCAAGCGGGCGAGGTGTGGCGCCCGTTTCGCGAATGGGTCGATGCGAATCGCGACACCCTGACGATGAAGGCCGAGCTCGTCGAGATGCCGGGCAATCGGATGTGGGACGCCGCATATCTCAAGAACATTCCGGGCGCCATCGAGACGGATCCTCGGCCCGATCAACCTCCTGACCGCTTCTGGTGGTGGGCCGGCGATGGCGGGCAGGTATCGGCGTACTGGTACGCCTATCAATCGCGCTGGGTTCCGCTCGATCTGTTCGAGCCCGCGAACGCATCGGGGTTTGCGGCCACGCTCTTCGATGCGTCGCGACACTGGTCAGTCGCGCTGCACTTCAACAAGGGCCAGGCCGGCGCTTCTGCGGAGGCGAGGGAGCGCGGCCGGGAAATCTCGATGAACCCTGCCGTCTTCAAGGCCGCGGCCTTGATCATCATCGCCGCGGCGGCGAACGCGTATCCAGGCGTACCGGGCCACGAGCCGGACATGACCGAAGGCGAATCCGCCAAGGCACGAGTCGGCGCCGCAATGAAGGTCATCCGCGCGGCGACGCCGGGCGCCGGCAGCTACCTCAACGAAACGGACTATTTCGAGAGCGACTGGCAGCGGGAGTTCTGGGGCGAGAATTACGCGCGGCTGTCGGAGATCAAGCGAAAGTATGATCCTGACGGTCTGTTCTTCTGCCACCATTGCGTGGGCAGCGAGGGATGGTCTGAAGACGGCTCGTGCCGATCGACGCGCTGA
- a CDS encoding porin — MFAPPMIRWRPAGRRSDAGPTDRNTPDPCNGRVAPMQVRACRNARGKPMRRFAIVTFSLLCPFAVASLALAQPANEPQNPTPTGEAVPSDVKQPPPPHKPFDFTVYGRVNVSYDIGNQELTTAPCITAASPCTPPAGNLRWLHDLSSNLSRFGVRGYHDLVGRDFQAVFQLEAQVDVTATPGSKPNGSNDTINPANTAVTGALASRNSFVGVSTPFGALKLGKNDTPYKSVTADFDFLADTPGDYNSIMGNTGGDNRTEFDARLPHAVWYESPDLMGFRLNAIWSPGQNRFEDNIGYAIGENACSGGNAGPCNDGAFGDAYGFSAEWHGFGLKLILAHEMHKTTNRTGDAGQTTPAGTSVVGTANEYAWKFGAKYTFEPTGTTVAGIFEEMRRNDASAFNERQRDGYYLSALQKVGPNDDVMGGWAHAANTPGDPGAGPVDNTADMLTVGVRHWFNPKTTIILSYAHMRNSSAAHFALGPGGHGVTWDCKDGSGPSTASAGPGIGLIGNGTGCFTGTSPQAFSLGMTYDF, encoded by the coding sequence ATGTTCGCGCCACCAATGATTCGATGGCGCCCAGCCGGTCGTCGTTCCGACGCTGGTCCAACTGACAGGAATACCCCCGATCCCTGTAATGGCCGCGTTGCGCCCATGCAGGTGCGCGCCTGCCGTAACGCAAGGGGGAAACCAATGCGTCGTTTTGCAATCGTGACCTTCTCTCTGCTTTGTCCGTTCGCGGTCGCGAGCCTTGCTTTGGCGCAGCCGGCGAATGAGCCGCAGAATCCCACGCCCACGGGTGAGGCCGTCCCTTCCGACGTGAAGCAGCCACCTCCGCCGCACAAGCCGTTCGACTTCACCGTCTACGGGCGGGTCAACGTCTCCTACGACATCGGGAACCAGGAACTGACCACGGCGCCGTGCATCACCGCCGCCTCTCCCTGCACGCCGCCCGCGGGCAACTTGCGCTGGCTTCACGACCTCTCCAGCAACCTCTCTCGCTTCGGCGTCAGGGGTTATCACGACCTGGTTGGCAGGGATTTCCAGGCGGTCTTCCAGCTCGAGGCACAGGTGGACGTGACCGCAACCCCTGGCAGCAAGCCGAACGGGAGCAACGACACCATCAATCCCGCCAACACCGCCGTGACGGGCGCGCTCGCCTCGCGAAACAGCTTCGTCGGCGTCAGCACACCGTTCGGCGCGCTGAAGCTCGGCAAGAACGACACTCCGTACAAATCCGTGACCGCGGACTTCGACTTCCTCGCCGACACGCCAGGCGACTACAACAGCATCATGGGGAATACCGGCGGCGACAACCGCACCGAGTTCGATGCACGCCTGCCGCACGCCGTCTGGTACGAGTCCCCGGACCTGATGGGATTCCGCCTCAACGCGATCTGGTCGCCCGGCCAGAACCGCTTCGAGGACAACATCGGGTACGCCATCGGCGAGAACGCCTGCTCCGGCGGCAACGCGGGGCCCTGCAACGACGGCGCCTTCGGCGATGCGTACGGCTTCTCCGCCGAGTGGCACGGGTTCGGCCTCAAGCTGATCCTCGCCCACGAGATGCACAAGACAACGAACCGGACCGGAGACGCGGGCCAAACCACGCCTGCCGGGACGTCGGTCGTCGGCACCGCCAACGAATACGCCTGGAAGTTCGGCGCGAAATACACGTTCGAGCCGACCGGAACGACGGTTGCCGGCATTTTCGAGGAGATGCGCCGAAACGACGCTTCCGCCTTCAACGAGCGCCAGCGTGACGGGTACTACCTGTCCGCCCTGCAGAAGGTGGGCCCGAACGACGACGTGATGGGCGGATGGGCGCATGCCGCCAACACGCCCGGGGATCCGGGCGCGGGCCCCGTGGACAACACCGCCGATATGCTCACGGTCGGCGTCCGGCACTGGTTCAACCCGAAGACGACGATCATCCTGAGCTACGCCCACATGAGAAACAGCTCCGCGGCGCACTTCGCGCTTGGACCGGGCGGGCACGGCGTGACGTGGGACTGCAAGGACGGCAGCGGCCCGTCGACGGCGAGCGCGGGTCCCGGGATCGGCCTGATCGGCAACGGGACCGGCTGCTTCACGGGAACGAGCCCGCAGGCCTTCTCGTTGGGAATGACATACGACTTCTGA